From the Roseibium salinum genome, one window contains:
- a CDS encoding GDYXXLXY domain-containing protein: MSVTSNADAPGTVSGARSVFRLPFLRWGLVALLQLGLIAIPLADRLQVQMTGTVVPLELIPVDPRDLLRGDYVIINLAIGQVPANLPGGETVEAGDQVFVGLTRDGDKPAEPAVLAKAREQAGSLAISGTVLSKSEEEIRIDYGIDAFFLPEGEGRIIERLETARVLLEVSIAEDGRSLPVTLLVDGKAFRSDSIF; encoded by the coding sequence ATGAGCGTTACCTCGAACGCTGACGCTCCAGGTACCGTCTCCGGTGCAAGATCCGTCTTTCGCCTGCCGTTCCTGCGCTGGGGCCTGGTTGCACTCCTTCAGCTCGGTCTGATCGCCATACCGCTCGCCGACCGGCTTCAGGTTCAGATGACCGGAACCGTCGTGCCGCTGGAACTCATCCCGGTCGATCCGCGGGACCTGCTGCGCGGGGACTATGTGATCATCAACCTTGCTATCGGACAGGTTCCGGCAAACCTGCCGGGAGGAGAGACGGTCGAAGCCGGTGACCAGGTTTTTGTCGGTCTGACGAGGGACGGAGACAAGCCTGCCGAGCCGGCAGTTCTGGCAAAAGCCAGGGAGCAAGCCGGATCGCTGGCCATCTCCGGTACGGTGCTCTCAAAAAGCGAGGAAGAGATTCGCATCGACTACGGCATCGACGCCTTCTTCCTTCCGGAAGGCGAGGGCAGGATCATAGAGCGGCTGGAGACGGCCCGCGTGCTCCTGGAAGTGTCGATCGCGGAAGACGGTCGCTCGCTGCCCGTCACGCTTCTCGTCGATGGAAAAGCGTTCCGGTCCGACAGCATCTTTTGA